The following proteins are encoded in a genomic region of Struthio camelus isolate bStrCam1 chromosome 3, bStrCam1.hap1, whole genome shotgun sequence:
- the PAQR8 gene encoding membrane progestin receptor beta isoform X2, whose protein sequence is MTAILERISTLSLSGQQLSRLPKLLEDGFPKMPCTVKECEVPQLFREPYIHTGYRPTGQEWRYYFFSLFQKHNEVVNVWTHLLAALAVLLRFKTFVEAEQLPVDVWSLPLLIFILSSVTYLTCSLLAHLLQSKSELYHYTFYFVDYVGVSIYQYGSALAHFYYSSDQAWYDKFWLFFLPAAAFCGWLSCAGCCYAKYRYRRPYPIMRKMCQVIPAGLAFVLDISPVAHRVIVCHLGGCEEDAAWYHTYQILFFLISAYFFSCPVPEKYFPGSCDIVGHAHQIFHTFLAICTLSQLEAILLDYKNRQEIFLKRHGPLSIYLTCGSFFGLVACSAITAYILRCRIKASLAKKDS, encoded by the coding sequence ATGACTGCCATCCTGGAGCGGATAAGCACGCTGTCCCTCAGCGGGCAGCAGCTCAGCCGTCTCCCCAAGCTGCTGGAAGATGGCTTCCCAAAGATGCCTTGCACTGTCAAAGAGTGTGAGGTGCCACAGCTCTTCCGGGAACCATACATCCACACTGGGTACCGTCCCACTGGCCAGGAGTGGCGGTACTACTTCTTTAGCCTCTTCCAGAAGCACAATGAGGTGGTCAACGTGTGGACTCATCTCCTGGCAGCTCTGGCCGTCCTGCTGAGGTTCAAGACGTTTGTGGAGGCTGAGCAGTTACCAGTGGATGTGTGGTCCTTGCCTTTGCTCATCTTTATCCTGTCCTCTGTCACCTACCTGACCTGCAGCCTCCTGGCCCACCTCCTGCAGTCAAAATCAGAGCTGTATCACTACACCTTCTACTTTGTGGACTACGTCGGAGTCAGCATCTACCAGTATGGTAGTGCCCTGGCCCATTTCTACTACAGCTCGGACCAGGCCTGGTACGACAAGttctggcttttcttcctcccggcAGCTGCTTTCTGTGGCTGGCTCTCTTGTGCTGGCTGCTGCTACGCGAAGTATCGGTACCGACGGCCTTACCCCATCATGAGGAAGATGTGCCAGGTGATCCCAGCTGGGCTGGCGTTCGTCTTGGATATCAGTCCTGTTGCACACCGGGTGATTGTGTGTCACCTGGGAGGCTGTGAAGAAGATGCTGCTTGGTACCACACATATCAGATATTGTTTTTCCTTATCAGTGCTTATTTCTTCTCCTGCCCAGTCCCTGAGAAGTACTTCCCAGGATCCTGCGATATTGTTGGCCATGCCCACCAAATCTTCCACACATTCCTGGCCATCTGCACTCTCTCACAGCTGGAGGCCATATTATTGGATTACAAGAATAGGCAGGAGATCTTCCTAAAGAGGCATGGGCCCCTCTCCATCTATCTCACCTGTGGCTCTTTTTTTGGTCTGGTGGCTTGTAGTGCCATCACAGCTTACATTCTGCGATGCCGGATCAAGGCCAGTCTGGCTAAAAAGGACTCCTGA
- the PAQR8 gene encoding membrane progestin receptor beta isoform X1 has translation MGTKATFPSARLPAATHSVMTAILERISTLSLSGQQLSRLPKLLEDGFPKMPCTVKECEVPQLFREPYIHTGYRPTGQEWRYYFFSLFQKHNEVVNVWTHLLAALAVLLRFKTFVEAEQLPVDVWSLPLLIFILSSVTYLTCSLLAHLLQSKSELYHYTFYFVDYVGVSIYQYGSALAHFYYSSDQAWYDKFWLFFLPAAAFCGWLSCAGCCYAKYRYRRPYPIMRKMCQVIPAGLAFVLDISPVAHRVIVCHLGGCEEDAAWYHTYQILFFLISAYFFSCPVPEKYFPGSCDIVGHAHQIFHTFLAICTLSQLEAILLDYKNRQEIFLKRHGPLSIYLTCGSFFGLVACSAITAYILRCRIKASLAKKDS, from the exons ATG GGCACAAAGGCCACATTCCCCAGTGCCAGGCTCCCAGCCGCAACACATAGCGTGATGACTGCCATCCTGGAGCGGATAAGCACGCTGTCCCTCAGCGGGCAGCAGCTCAGCCGTCTCCCCAAGCTGCTGGAAGATGGCTTCCCAAAGATGCCTTGCACTGTCAAAGAGTGTGAGGTGCCACAGCTCTTCCGGGAACCATACATCCACACTGGGTACCGTCCCACTGGCCAGGAGTGGCGGTACTACTTCTTTAGCCTCTTCCAGAAGCACAATGAGGTGGTCAACGTGTGGACTCATCTCCTGGCAGCTCTGGCCGTCCTGCTGAGGTTCAAGACGTTTGTGGAGGCTGAGCAGTTACCAGTGGATGTGTGGTCCTTGCCTTTGCTCATCTTTATCCTGTCCTCTGTCACCTACCTGACCTGCAGCCTCCTGGCCCACCTCCTGCAGTCAAAATCAGAGCTGTATCACTACACCTTCTACTTTGTGGACTACGTCGGAGTCAGCATCTACCAGTATGGTAGTGCCCTGGCCCATTTCTACTACAGCTCGGACCAGGCCTGGTACGACAAGttctggcttttcttcctcccggcAGCTGCTTTCTGTGGCTGGCTCTCTTGTGCTGGCTGCTGCTACGCGAAGTATCGGTACCGACGGCCTTACCCCATCATGAGGAAGATGTGCCAGGTGATCCCAGCTGGGCTGGCGTTCGTCTTGGATATCAGTCCTGTTGCACACCGGGTGATTGTGTGTCACCTGGGAGGCTGTGAAGAAGATGCTGCTTGGTACCACACATATCAGATATTGTTTTTCCTTATCAGTGCTTATTTCTTCTCCTGCCCAGTCCCTGAGAAGTACTTCCCAGGATCCTGCGATATTGTTGGCCATGCCCACCAAATCTTCCACACATTCCTGGCCATCTGCACTCTCTCACAGCTGGAGGCCATATTATTGGATTACAAGAATAGGCAGGAGATCTTCCTAAAGAGGCATGGGCCCCTCTCCATCTATCTCACCTGTGGCTCTTTTTTTGGTCTGGTGGCTTGTAGTGCCATCACAGCTTACATTCTGCGATGCCGGATCAAGGCCAGTCTGGCTAAAAAGGACTCCTGA